GTCCGATGACAATTTGCTAATGTGCTGTACGACAGCAGATAATTCACAATTCACAACATGTTAATAATCTGCTGGCTTTCCCATTCTGTTGTACATCTGAACCATCCCTTATTATTACAAATTGTCATGTAAAACCATTACTAGTCACTAATAATTTTGAAAGTGAATATGCCATAAAACACTCCTACATtacagcagaaaataaaagagatactCAGTAGTTACATTTGCCTACTTCCTATTTAACTAAAACTCTTGAAACAACACAAGTGAAAAAGACATCTAGAAAGGACTTATGGACTTTCTGCCTTCCAAAGATTTGTCGCTGATCtcctaaaaactgaaaataaagtctTCATTAATGTGTTCATAAAGTATCAATTTTTATACACAAGAGGTATATTTCTAGATAAAATTTCCAATTTACCTTTTCCTGTTCTAAATAACTCCCACAAAACTATTCATGAATcctaaaaatactgttttatgtTACTGCATTTACCAATTATGTTAAATCTGGAACAATACATTCAAAGTGAAAATGGTAATTCAAAATGTATAACCAAAATATCTTTCCATACATTCAGAAACAAGCAGACTGTCTTCTATTTTTATGCATGTGTtgtattttataagaatatattGTGTTACCAAATAGAACAGACCTTTGTGAATTGCTCGTGTGATGGCTCAATCTCTTTCAGTTCCTTTCTTATCTTGTTGCCACCTCTTTTGTTGCTCTTGAAATATCTTCTAGaagcacaaaacaaaaaagtgattaaaattgGGTAAATTTTAATACTTACAAAACATAATTCTGCATTAAAGAAATACTCTTTAAATCAATACCTGTGAACACTTTATTTTAGACAACGTTTATGACCAAATTTGAAACAATTGTGTTCACCACTCATGTGCTAAAACGATAACCTTTTTAATCAGTAATGGAgtaaagaattttctttcttgtacatATTCAACATGCACGTCCCAATTCTTGATTTCAAATGAAGAGTATTTGATGACCTTCCCTATAATTTGTTGACCACAGATAGGTAAGATCTATACAGAAATTAACTAAGAAACATTCTTTCTTATTAAGATTTTAAACACGTATTAAATCTTGGTCATTTCAATATGTACATAGATGAACCTTCCATTAATGACTGTTTTTCTGCACCTTGACCTAATCTCCAACAACAGTGTTCTTGTCTCCACTACGTGGCACACACAGTCATCCCCTAAATTTTGTCGCTCCCAATGACCATAATACCTACATAATACTAATAATAGCATTGATAAACAGCAACCATGAGCCAGATCGCATcctgaaaaatttaaataaacccGTTACATAGGAACCCTTTAATCCTCCAAACAACTCTGAAGTAGGCACTCTTACCATGTCTCCTTTCGTATATAAAGAAACTTTAGCACAGAGATAAATAATATGCCCATGGTTCCTGAGCTAGCAATGGTCAAACTGGAATTGGATCAAAAGCAGTGGGGCTCCAGAGTCCCAGCCCTTGACCACTGCAATCAGCTGTTTCTCCATCTTCCCAACATACAGCCACTACCTTCCTGCCACTGTAGGTCACTCACTTCAGTACTACAGCTCAGGAGTCTGTCAGGACCTGATGCCTATTGAATGGAGCACTTTTCACTGCCCAATGTCCCACCCCCATGTGCTCAGGTAACTCAGTCCCAGCTGAAATTCCACAGCTAGTCATCATAACCCCATCCCTGTGTCTATGCCCTGCCCAACTCTCCCTCTATCAACATGCTCGGCTACACCCCAACCCAGGAAATTCCAACCCTACAGCTGTTCTTGTACAAATATGCCAACTGGGCTCACTTTAACTTCTTAATCGCTATGATGCTGACCTCAGTTGGACCCCTAAAGCTGCATGGCAATTATATTCCCCTGGTACATGAGTCCACTAACGGGCCCCCTCTTTGGGCTCATGCTCTCTTCCTTCTTCGCTGGATTTCTGCATGAACTATTACTCCCTGAGACATTGATACAATAGGTAGATCATAAAGCTAAGCCTGATACCAAcaatttgttcttccttttctccttctccttcctcatctTTCTGCTCATCTGTGGTGAACTCTTCAAGGACATTCGGCAACTTCAGAGAAATTCTGTAATCACGTTTCTGCCTATAACACATAATAAGTAACAAGGTCATACATCATAGAGAGATGATAAATTAATCCTATTCAAACCAAAACTGACTTGACATAGTTTATACTATAAAGTAGCAAGGGAGTAATAGCAGCTGAAATCTTTTTGGGAAAAGGTGAAATGAGTTACTCTCATTCTGAAAGGATCCTTTCCTAACTGACTACTAGAGCAGCTATCTTATATTCTTTACGTGTTGAAGACTAAGGAGGGTTTACTGCACTATAAATTTCCCAGAAACAATCATTTTCTCCAAGAGcagtttacttttcatttcttcttactaAATAACATATGGGTTCTCATAAGTAGGTTCGAGAATATTGTAGCCATTCATCCCGTAAGATTTCCCAAAAGAAATACTTCACTTAACTATTTCTCCACTTTGGCACAACAATGATTTCGTAAAAGGAATAGTGAAAACAGTTTAACTAATAACTTATTTACAACATAAGGTTATCCCTTTCTACATAATTGAATATTGTTAAGAATCTACAGACTAAACATTGAAGACATTTATCTTATATTCAGCTACCATATTTCTAGAAATGGCTAAACATTAATTTACAGGaagactattttatttattttttttgagacagagtctcgctctgtggcccaggatggagtgcagtggccggatctcagctcactgcaagctccgcctcccgggttcacgccattctcctgcctcagcctcccgagtagctgggactacaggcgcccgccacctcgcccggctagttttttgtattttttagtagagacggggtttcaccgtgttagccaggatggtctcgatctcctgacctcgtgatccacccgtttcggcctcccaaagtgctaggattacaggcttgagccaccgcgcccggccccaggaaGGCTATTTTTATCTGGAAGGCAAAAAGAGGTCATCTTCATTGGCTTCTAGGTAATATCTCTCAATTCTGTTAAACTGAGGTTATAAAACTAAAGAAACTTACCTGCTTAGGGAACAATCAAGTAAAATATGTTCTTCACTAGAGATGCCAATATGTAGATGCCAATGATATAAATATCATGATGCAAAAAAGCCAACAATCATACCTTTTTAGTTGCATTGTTCTCAAAACGTTTTTAACTCTATTCTTTATTTCACTGCAAGCTTTTGCAATCTTTtcactcctttttctctttgcagCAAGATCCTCTTTAATGTCAGCTAGATAGTAAATGAATATGCATTAAAAGTTCATGTTGAAAACTAGTTTCTTTGCATATATTGAAATCAATATGTGACTTGATGGTTCAGCAATATCAGAaggacatttaaaatgtaaaatgcaaagatCGTTTTACAAAGCAAGATTTACTCACTTTATGTAAAACCTTTCAGGTATTAATATTAGTATTCCAATTTCAATTGGTATAACAGCAAATCACTTAATTGACGGATgatgaaaaaaagcaaataattaaaacagttccttttcttttttctgggacGGAGtatccctctgtcgcccaggctggagtgcagtggcgcgatctcggctcactgcaagctccacctcccgggttcacgccattctcctgcctcagtcttcctagtagctgggactacaggcgtccgccaccacgcccggctaatttttttgtatttttagtagagacggtttcaccgtgttagccaggatggtctccatctcctgacctcgtgatccgcccgcctcggcctcccaaagtgctgggattacaggcatgagccaccgcgcccagccacagactttaatttctacatttataaaatgtcCTACAATTCAAAGGACATATTTTTGTGAAATACTGTCACAACTCATTACGTAAAGCACAAAAAAGTATCTTATTTAATAAGACCATCAAAAGGGTAGAAATAATACACAATAAGCAAAGTATTTTTAATCAATCTCGTGGTTGATGCTATtaactgtattttaataaaagaagcaATGTCCATGGGTATAAACATTTAGGtttaaacagataaagaaatacattcaaaaacacgtttgaaatattttctgagaGCTTTTTATCTGACACTTTTACCCATAGTGTGGTGTTTCAGAAAACTGTAATACTGCAAGGAATGCTTTCCCAAACATGGTTTCACATCAGAGATCTACCATCAATTGCTAAGAATAGTTTTCGGCAATCATAGAAGAGCTGCac
This portion of the Macaca thibetana thibetana isolate TM-01 chromosome X, ASM2454274v1, whole genome shotgun sequence genome encodes:
- the FAM9C gene encoding protein FAM9C isoform X2, which produces MQPVGRKRSRMAAKDQLEAQVTVAQEMELAGKAPVSYEHEERKPVTETKKGDVTDEHQEREPFAETDEHVGVDTKELEDIAADIKEDLAAKRKRSEKIAKACSEIKNRVKNVLRTMQLKRQKRDYRISLKLPNVLEEFTTDEQKDEEGEGEKEEQIKIFQEQQKRWQQDKKGTERD